In Drosophila yakuba strain Tai18E2 chromosome X, Prin_Dyak_Tai18E2_2.1, whole genome shotgun sequence, a single genomic region encodes these proteins:
- the LOC6523914 gene encoding pneumococcal serine-rich repeat protein has product MEKTPRYTQRERNMVLSYAAQYKDVIENKRTDAESNRKKDEVWLQIAKEFNSRVYHQRSAKQLRQLYKNMKLLLKKDLCGEDKSNHSFMDLLNTLSHQESVAQYIAEQLSPEGAGGGGGGGKQGGAGNGGGNGHHADDYDDSKMPLYHEGMDTDVIVIKSETISDNEQTDNGMDCLDEDDDDDCLSPKAPEVCLEEEDDVLFPTDLRQLQQVASSGAAGGGVGGGVSATSLPGNVSSNGLTETSRRAASSPVCSTKTSVSSSGSYASAPKPDITIQTVGHIRVGSFANINKTLQNGSSSAAAVLSSASNGGPNASGVLPLTAEQVQQHTLLNGLGLSAVNPAQSLQAAINAAYVSAAPTSSVAISSRRTPPTLQLPRLQRGNNNNSNHTAGSTSNSAVAANGVQLLLNGGHHAQVTHNHLARDKTGGVAIGAAGSFNGYNGLAVAGTVCGTLNSSSSGAGSGSSSANSSGVGLGVGGANTTGGGGSSSGGTRSQHQELMNSLRIEESKRKIDLINAQIEYWQTLTRKLNSQAGHMPNPACPCHFPGASVLSPVAVAAASASSSVSASASANVLQTQASTS; this is encoded by the exons ATGGAGAAGACTCCCCGGTACACGCAGCGGGAGCGGAACATGGTGTTGAGCTACGCGGCGCAGTACAAGGATGTGATTGAGAACAAGCGCACGGACGCGGAGTCGAACCGCAAGAAGGACGAGGTGTGGCTGCAGATCGCCAAGGAGTTCAACTCGCGGGTCTACCACCAGCGCAGCGCCAAGCAGCTGCGCCAGCTGTACAAGAACATGAAACTGCTGCTGAAGAAGGACCTCTGCGGCGAGGACAAGAGCAACCACTCGTTCATGGACCTGCTCAACACGCTGTCGCACCAGGAGTCCGTTGCCCAGTACATTGCCGAGCAGCTGTCGCCGGAGGGCGCGGGCggaggtggcggcggcggtaAGCAGGGCGGCGCTGGCAACGGAGGCGGAAACGGACACCATGCGGATGACTACGACGACTCCAAG ATGCCGCTCTACCACGAGGGCATGGATACGGACGTGATCGTTATCAAGTCGGAGACCATTAGCGACAACGAGCAGACGGACAATGGCATGGACTGCCTGGACgaggacgatgacgacgactgTTTGAGTCCCAAGGCGCCGGAGGTGTGCctcgaggaggaggacgacgtGCTCTTTCCCACGGACCTTCGCCAGCTACAGCAGGTGGCTTCATCCGGCGCCGCCGgcggtggtgttggtggtggtgtcTCCGCGACCTCCCTGCCCGGGAACGTGTCCAGCAACGGGCTCACCGAAACCAGTCGCCGCGCCGCCAGCTCACCCGTGTGCTCCACCAAGACCTCGGTAAGCTCCAGCGGTAGCTACGCATCGGCGCCCAAGCCGGACATCACCATCCAGACCGTGGGCCACATACGCGTGGGCAGCTTCGCCAACATCAACAAGACGCTGCAGAACGGCAGCTCCAGCGCTGCCGCTGTCCTATCATCGGCCAGCAATGGCGGCCCCAATGCCAGTGGAGTGCTGCCGCTCACAGCggagcaagtgcagcagcacACCCTGCTGAACGGGCTGGGACTGTCCGCCGTGAATCCGGCTCAGTCCCTGCAGGCGGCCATCAACGCTGCCTACGTGTCCGCCGCTCCAACTTCATCGGTCGCCATTAGCAGCCGCCGCACCCCGCCCACTTTGCAGCTGCCACGCCTGCAgcgcggcaacaacaacaatagcaaccACACTGCCGGCAGCACAAGCAACTCCGCGGTGGCCGCCAATGGCGTGCAACTGCTGCTCAACGGCGGCCACCACGCACAGGTGACGCACAACCATCTGGCGCGGGACAAGACGGGCGGCGTGGCCATTGGGGCGGCGGGCAGTTTCAATGGCTACAACGGACTGGCAGTGGCGGGCACTGTGTGCGGCACCTTGAACAGCAGCTCTTCCGGAGCCggaagcggcagcagcagtgccAACAGCAGCGGCGTGGGCCTGGGCGTCGGTGGCGCCAATACGACAGGCGGTGGAGGAAGCAGCAGTGGTGGAACGAGGAGCCAGCACCAGGAGCTAATGAACTCGCTGAGGATCGAGGAGAGCAAGCGGAAAATCGACCTGATCAATGCCCAAATCGAATACTGGCAGACGCTCACCCGCAAGCTGAACAGTCAGGCGGGTCACATGCCCAATCCCGCGTGCCCGTGCCACTTCCCAGGAGCCAGTGTGCTCTCGCCCGTCGCAGTGGCCGCCGCTAGTGCCTCATCGTCCGTCTCCGCTTCCGCCTCCGCCAACGTCTTGCAGACGCAGGCCAGCACCAGCTAG
- the LOC6523915 gene encoding RILP-like protein homolog isoform X1, whose amino-acid sequence MPGFHLNEMGEMVLDAIDDIGVVDVYDLASDIGKEYERIMDRFGTDAVSGLMPKIINTLELLEALATKNERENATIQELRDKVAQLESEKLEKAEFRRRFDKELELIEEQWRSETNELVDLVSSLQDENKRLVKQTQDLQSSSAQSSGLGASLTESIISMTNHELHGALSDTQVLQRLKEQIYKQRDELKHRERELQDKYSELEHLNIQAERLKASERDTRRRHKLMQAQVKTLCEERADFLAQLQDQSREINQLRKRLGLAEKENEDLVASYDDGQNDPNRPRYTTRELKELISERDELLTTIDTLNEQLAELKPPSQAKGKRQRHFSSSDDSDEEDDGHVADNDDDDDEEEEAAEANELEPPAAGETPPGHDAPVQGPLPYEPDDAPWKKSSESGIRKFFRKLFSDPSDGSNTFPKRSLATLSKMALSATPGSVSASAAANLGKSLYLTLSLAIHLLRLSCTYIVYTLDCCALVILSCYAILFT is encoded by the exons ATGCCCGGCTTTCACCTCAATGAGATGGGTGAAATGGTCCTGGACGCCATCGACGACATCGGCGTGGTCGATGTGTACGACTTGGCATCGGACATTGGCAAGGAGTACGAGCGGATCATGGATCGCTTCGGCACGGACGCAGTCAGCGGGCTGATGCCCAAGATCATCAACACCCTGGAGCTGCTGGAGGCGCTGGCCACAAAGAACGAGCGCGAGAACGCCACCATCCAGGAGCTGCGCGACAAGGTGGCCCAGCTGGAGAGCGAGAAGCTGGAGAAGGCCGAGTTCCGGCGGCGCTTCGacaaggagctggagctgattGAGGAGCAGTGGCGCAGCGAGACCAACGAGCTGGTCGATCTCGTCTCCTCGCTGCAGGACGAGAACAAGCGGCTGGTGAAGCAGACGCAGGACCTGCAGTCCTCCTCTGCTCAGAGCTCCGGCCTGGGCGCCAGTCTCACCGAGAGCATTATCAGCATGACCAACCACGAGCTCCACGGCGCCCTCTCCGATACCCAAGTGCTGCAACGGCTCAAGGAGCAGATATACAAGCAGCGCGACGAGTTGAAGCACCGCGAGCGGGAGCTGCAGGACAAGTACAGCGAGCTGGAGCAC CTCAATATCCAGGCGGAGCGGCTGAAGGCCTCGGAGCGGGACACCAGGCGCCGCCACAAGCTGATGCAGGCCCAGGTGAAGACGCTCTGCGAGGAGCGCGCCGACTTTCTGGCCCAGCTGCAGGACCAGAGCCGCGAGATCAACCAATTGCGCAAGCGATTGGGGCTGGCCGAAAAGGAGAACGAGGACTTGGTGGCCTCGTACGACGATGGCCAGAACGATCCCAACCGGCCGCGGTACACCACGCGCGAGCTGAAAGAGTTGATTAGCGAGCGGGATGAGCTGCTGACCACCATCGATACCCTCAACGAGCAGCTGGCGGAGCTGAAGCCGCCCAGCCAGGCGAAGGGCAAGCGGCAGCGCCACTTCTCCAGCTCCGATGACAGCGATGAGGAAGACGATGGTCACGTGGcggacaacgacgacgacgacgacgaggaggaggaggcagcCGAGGCAAACGAGCTGGAGCCACCAGCTGCCGGAGAAAC GCCACCTGGACACGATGCGCCCGTGCAGGGACCTTTGCCCTACGAGCCGGACGATGCGCCCTGGAAGAAAAGCTCCGAGTCGGGAATACGCAAATT CTTTCGGAAGCTGTTCTCGGACCCGTCGGACGGCAGCAACACGTTCCCGAAACGTTCCTTGGCCACGCTCTCCAAGATGGCGCTGTCGGCCACGCCCGGTTCCGTTTCCGCCTCCGCAGCGGCGAA TCTAGGCAAGAGCCTGTATCTGACCCTGTCCCTCGCCATTCACCTGCTCCGCCTGAGctgtacatacatagtttACACACTCGATTGCTGTGCTCTCGTAATTCTAAGTTGTTATGCGATTTTGTTTACGTAA
- the LOC6523915 gene encoding RILP-like protein homolog isoform X2: protein MPGFHLNEMGEMVLDAIDDIGVVDVYDLASDIGKEYERIMDRFGTDAVSGLMPKIINTLELLEALATKNERENATIQELRDKVAQLESEKLEKAEFRRRFDKELELIEEQWRSETNELVDLVSSLQDENKRLVKQTQDLQSSSAQSSGLGASLTESIISMTNHELHGALSDTQVLQRLKEQIYKQRDELKHRERELQDKYSELEHLNIQAERLKASERDTRRRHKLMQAQVKTLCEERADFLAQLQDQSREINQLRKRLGLAEKENEDLVASYDDGQNDPNRPRYTTRELKELISERDELLTTIDTLNEQLAELKPPSQAKGKRQRHFSSSDDSDEEDDGHVADNDDDDDEEEEAAEANELEPPAAGETPPGHDAPVQGPLPYEPDDAPWKKSSESGIRKFFRKLFSDPSDGSNTFPKRSLATLSKMALSATPGSVSASAAAK, encoded by the exons ATGCCCGGCTTTCACCTCAATGAGATGGGTGAAATGGTCCTGGACGCCATCGACGACATCGGCGTGGTCGATGTGTACGACTTGGCATCGGACATTGGCAAGGAGTACGAGCGGATCATGGATCGCTTCGGCACGGACGCAGTCAGCGGGCTGATGCCCAAGATCATCAACACCCTGGAGCTGCTGGAGGCGCTGGCCACAAAGAACGAGCGCGAGAACGCCACCATCCAGGAGCTGCGCGACAAGGTGGCCCAGCTGGAGAGCGAGAAGCTGGAGAAGGCCGAGTTCCGGCGGCGCTTCGacaaggagctggagctgattGAGGAGCAGTGGCGCAGCGAGACCAACGAGCTGGTCGATCTCGTCTCCTCGCTGCAGGACGAGAACAAGCGGCTGGTGAAGCAGACGCAGGACCTGCAGTCCTCCTCTGCTCAGAGCTCCGGCCTGGGCGCCAGTCTCACCGAGAGCATTATCAGCATGACCAACCACGAGCTCCACGGCGCCCTCTCCGATACCCAAGTGCTGCAACGGCTCAAGGAGCAGATATACAAGCAGCGCGACGAGTTGAAGCACCGCGAGCGGGAGCTGCAGGACAAGTACAGCGAGCTGGAGCAC CTCAATATCCAGGCGGAGCGGCTGAAGGCCTCGGAGCGGGACACCAGGCGCCGCCACAAGCTGATGCAGGCCCAGGTGAAGACGCTCTGCGAGGAGCGCGCCGACTTTCTGGCCCAGCTGCAGGACCAGAGCCGCGAGATCAACCAATTGCGCAAGCGATTGGGGCTGGCCGAAAAGGAGAACGAGGACTTGGTGGCCTCGTACGACGATGGCCAGAACGATCCCAACCGGCCGCGGTACACCACGCGCGAGCTGAAAGAGTTGATTAGCGAGCGGGATGAGCTGCTGACCACCATCGATACCCTCAACGAGCAGCTGGCGGAGCTGAAGCCGCCCAGCCAGGCGAAGGGCAAGCGGCAGCGCCACTTCTCCAGCTCCGATGACAGCGATGAGGAAGACGATGGTCACGTGGcggacaacgacgacgacgacgacgaggaggaggaggcagcCGAGGCAAACGAGCTGGAGCCACCAGCTGCCGGAGAAAC GCCACCTGGACACGATGCGCCCGTGCAGGGACCTTTGCCCTACGAGCCGGACGATGCGCCCTGGAAGAAAAGCTCCGAGTCGGGAATACGCAAATT CTTTCGGAAGCTGTTCTCGGACCCGTCGGACGGCAGCAACACGTTCCCGAAACGTTCCTTGGCCACGCTCTCCAAGATGGCGCTGTCGGCCACGCCCGGTTCCGTTTCCGCCTCCGCAGCGGCGAAGTAA